The window AGATCTGTGACAAGAGTACTTGTGCCAGAAGGAACCAACTCAGTCAGAGATTCTAAAGACATGCCATGTTCATACTCATCTGCCTGAATGAAGGAAGAGATACCATTCATGTTCTTTTACACACTAGGCTGAATTAGATCAACAACCTTTAGCCAAAAGCAGATGCAGATCCATGCATGTAGCAAAGAAGACTAACCTTTTTCTTGGCTCTTTAATCTTTTACACTTACCATATTTCAAGGTGTTGTCATCCACATATTGGCTGACATTGTTGATAGCAATCCTGAACAAGAGACAAATTCTTCTGATGGTTATCTTGCAAAGAGCATTCAAAACAATTAACCAAGTAAGTGCAAGGAAGCTTCATATGCCATCATGGATTCCTTGACCACTTGTTCATGTTAAATCTCCAACTTCAAACTGTATTCTCTTTCCAGGTGCCTCTAGATGACATGGTCAGAAATTTCCAGAAACCATGCCTTTGTGCAAATTAAGGCCATTCAGAAGAGATCAAACTGTTTTACCAATGACAGATTCAATGCAGAGATTCATGGACAACCTCCTTGAATCAATGCCACAAGCAAAAGATCTAAGAAAGAGAGATGGTTCCAGCTTGCTCAACAAATCTTCTCAAAGGATGGGAAAAGATAAAAAGAGTTAAAGCAACCTCTGTTTCTAGGTAACCATTTTCCACGGATTCAATGATACACACTTCAAGACCGCTGACAAATCCTCTTGCAGGGAAACCATTCCCTTTTAATGCTAGTTATTACTAAATGAAAGAAGTTGACTTCCTAGGAAAAGTAGATGTGCCATATCTGAGAGGTATAGCCTCATCTGGATCTAAAAATGAACAGAGGAGAACCAAAAACCAAAGATGATTTTTTGCATCACTGAAATGCTGTTATCAGGAAAACAAAGAAGCCCCAACCCTTGATCAGGATTTGTTCTTCACCAAGAAAGACTCTCTTCAGCTACTGCTCCCTGCTGTAAGGAATTCATTGGTGAGGATTGGATTCAATCTGTTGTTTGTTTGTGTTCTTGTTTCAAAGGCTCCTAAATAATGGCGGAGTTGGCAAACTGTACATCGTGTTCCCTTCGTAATCCACACCCTGTAGGCATCCGATGCTGGCTCATGACTTCACCTAAACGCAAAGAGAAGAGAGCCGTGGGAGGTGGTGGGAAGCAACTGATAGGGGCGAGGTTAGATTTGTCATAAAGATCGTGTTCCAGACAAGACCACGTTTATACGGGGAAATCCAACTACTAGATTCCCCTCGCGATCCACGTTCACACGTTGTCGGCGCCGACCCGCCATGGACCCCCGCTGCTGACCTGTCTTGCCCTGACGTCGCCACGAGGGACTTCGACGAACCGTCGTCTGAGCTAGCGGCCTCCTCCGCGTCCCCCCCTCTTCCTTCcacctcttccccttctcttctccaTAAATAGCAGCCTCCTCCATCGTTGCTGCCTCCTCGATCTCATTCCATAACACATTCTAACATCAAGACACAAAGAAAAGCACGATAACAGAAGGAAGGAAGAGAgtaaaggaggaggaagaggggatgGGGAACTGTCTCGACCTGCAGAAGCCGGTGACATGGGTTGACGACGAGGACGACGACTGGGGATCCATGGAAAGCAGGAGCCCCAAGCATTACAAGAGGCAGCGCAAGGCCGGAGCGGAGGCCGCCAAGGAGAAGGCCAGCTCCGGCTCGACCgagatcaagatcaagatcagCAAGAAGCAGCTGGAGAAGCTTCTGCGGCAAGCCGACGACGGCGAGAAACTGCCGCTGCGACGATTTATCGCGGATCTGGTGAGCATGGGCGAGTCGTGGGAGCTCCACCATGATCAAGGGAGGCATTGGAGGCCGGAGCTACAGAGCATACCGGAGGTACCCgaatgatgatgatcatgatggTGATGATGGCGATGATGCAGAGTATATATTTTGCATGTATGTATATtactatagatttgatgtaaattaGGTAGTAGAagacattttttttatctttcctttCTTTGAGTTTTGCTGTATACATATTATCGAATTGGTGTATACAAGTATTATTCCTGTCAATTTGGTGTACATTACAATCAGACtggtgcaaatatatatatatatatatatatatatatatagag of the Musa acuminata AAA Group cultivar baxijiao chromosome BXJ2-10, Cavendish_Baxijiao_AAA, whole genome shotgun sequence genome contains:
- the LOC135625919 gene encoding uncharacterized protein LOC135625919, giving the protein MGNCLDLQKPVTWVDDEDDDWGSMESRSPKHYKRQRKAGAEAAKEKASSGSTEIKIKISKKQLEKLLRQADDGEKLPLRRFIADLVSMGESWELHHDQGRHWRPELQSIPEVPE